A window of Gopherus evgoodei ecotype Sinaloan lineage chromosome 13, rGopEvg1_v1.p, whole genome shotgun sequence contains these coding sequences:
- the PIK3IP1 gene encoding phosphoinositide-3-kinase-interacting protein 1 produces MLDWVQALLLSGALLTAASATEECALGNGVSYRGSQQITSSGAPCLNWLAVQRNYSSTLLAVSEDHSSCRNPDGDAAPWCYVSGEAGIPERSPCDIAPCPVVTSSTETLVPTVTAEVSQGIDQVFEPADTLPARSEAAAVQPVIGISQRVRMKSKEKKDLGTLGYVMAFIMMVIIIAIGAGIVVGYIYKRGKDLKEQHEQKVYEREMQRITLPLSAFTNQACELVDENMIVVHTNQTPIEEAHDGNAPLMGQAGTPGA; encoded by the exons ATGCTGGACTGGGTGCAAGCTTTGCTTCTCAGCGGCGCGCTGCTAACGGCAGCGTCTGCCACCGAAG AATGTGCCCTTGGCAATGGCGTTTCCTACCGGGGCAGCCAGCAGATTACCTCGAGCGGTGCCCCATGCCTGAACTGGCTGGCGGTGCAGAGAAACTACAGCTCCACGCTCCTTGCAG TCTCCGAGGATCACAGCAGCTGCCGGAACCCTGACGGCGACGCGGCCCCCTGGTGCTACGTGAGCGGCGAGGCCGGCATCCCGGAGCGGAGCCCCTGCGACATCGCCCCCTGCCCAG tTGTTACCTCCTCCACAGAGACTCTGGTCCCTACAGTTACGGCTGAGGTTTCTCAGGGGATAGACCAGGTATTTGAGCCAGCTGATACTTTACCAGCCCGGAGCGAGGCAGCTGCTGTGCAGCCCGTCATTGGGATCAGTCAGAGAGTCCGGATGAAGTCCAAGGAAAAGAAGGACTTGGGGACATTAG gTTATGTGATGGCCTTCATCATGATGGTGATAATCATTGCCATTGGAGCTGGCATTGTTGTGGGCTACATCTACAAAAG GGGCAAAGACTTGAAGGAGCAGCACGAGCAGAAGGTTTATGAGCGTGAAATGCAGCGCATCACCCTTCCACTTTCTGCCTTCACGAACCAGGCCTGTGAGCTTGTGGATGAGAACATGATAGTGGTACACACCAACCAGACCCCCATAGAGGAGGCACATGATGGCAATGCACCTCTCATGGGCCAGGCAGGTACTCCCGGTGCCTGA